Proteins co-encoded in one Glandiceps talaboti chromosome 22, keGlaTala1.1, whole genome shotgun sequence genomic window:
- the LOC144452396 gene encoding QRFP-like peptide receptor encodes MAASDPLEEHFRTLNLSESQVADLRENCSLIYTTEMCVRIQHALELIYGPCRHLPKGSFPHFSTVFTAVIVFLYLLVFVLSVFGNIAVITIMLKFRRMRTITNMYLVSLAVSDLMITFFSLPFDALYSVTTNWPFGEDMCKITRFVQTLSVSTSVLTLTAIAADRYIAIIYPLKAKYIHTSRRAVTILSGIWLVSVAMMSPQIFVLTTRKVCDSTTLDIYTTCVEVWRTNTQIPGASSETFITVGTQIYSIYLLTVLWVLPLALMVSSYGRIGHRLWTRKQIGDTIIINADHSIKQKKKLIKMLVVILALFAVCWGPLFLWNVVKDFTYNFQYLSSRRADWTYQVFATIRLIAYSNSCFNPIVYHKMSETFKTYLKKIMNATCKCCRGGEVVAGTTNQNLHILDTDQSGSAIKDVSDQ; translated from the coding sequence ATGGCGGCTTCTGATCCCTTGGAAGAACATTTCAGAACCCTAAATCTCTCCGAATCTCAGGTTGCTGACTTACGTGAAAACTGTTCGTTGATATACACTACTGAAATGTGTGTTAGGATTCAACACGCACTTGAACTCATTTACGGACCTTGTCGACATCTTCCAAAGGGTTCTTTTCCACATTTCTCAACTGTGTTTACCGCCGTTATTGTCTTCTTGTATCTTCTTGTGTTTGTTCTTTCTGTTTTCGGTAACATCGCCGTGATAACAATAATGCTGAAGTTCCGTCGAATGAGAACGATTACAAATATGTACCTGGTATCACTCGCTGTCTCCGATCTCATGATCACCTTCTTTTCTCTCCCTTTTGATGCACTTTACAGCGTTACTACAAACTGGCCTTTCGGTGAAGATATGTGTAAAATAACCAGATTTGTTCAAACTCTATCGGTGTCCACGAGTGTACTGACCCTAACTGCGATCGCTGCCGATCGTTACATAGCAATCATATATCCACTGAAAGCCAAATACATCCATACCAGTCGTAGAGCGGTGACTATACTCTCGGGGATTTGGCTGGTGTCAGTAGCTATGATGTCTCCTCAGATCTTCGTACTTACAACGCGAAAAGTCTGCGACTCCACAACTCTCGATATCTACACAACTTGCGTCGAAGTGTGGAGGACCAATACACAGATCCCAGGAGCAAGTAGCGAGACATTCATAACTGTTGGTACACAAATCTACTCCATATATCTACTTACTGTTCTCTGGGTTCTCCCGCTTGCTTTGATGGTTAGTTCATACGGACGTATTGGACACCGACTATGGACTCGTAAACAAATAGGAGACACCATTATCATCAATGCTGACCACTCaataaaacaaaagaagaaACTAATAAAAATGCTGGTCGTTATCTTAGCTCTATTTGCTGTATGTTGGGGTCCTCTTTTTCTGTGGAATGTTGTCAAGGACTTCACCTACAACTTTCAATATTTGTCAAGCAGGAGAGCGGATTGGACATATCAAGTTTTCGCCACCATTCGTTTGATTGCTTACAGCAATAGCTGTTTCAATCCTATAGTCTACCATAAGATGAGcgaaacattcaaaacatatcTGAAGAAAATAATGAACGCTACATGCAAATGTTGTCGAGGTGGTGAAGTTGTAGCAGGAACCACAAACCAGAATCTTCACATACTAGATACGGACCAAAGTGGCTCTGCTATTAAGGATGTAAGTGACCAATAA